The following proteins are encoded in a genomic region of Syntrophotaleaceae bacterium:
- a CDS encoding efflux RND transporter permease subunit has product MNITRAAIEKNRITIIALLVVALAGLFYFSSLPRAEDPGFVVRVAQVLTYFPGASPERVEQLLTDKLEKAIQQIPQIDYITSESKPGVSVIWVNILERYDEMRPIWDDLRRKVDRATAELPDEVIGPFVNDEFGDIFGIIVAISGEDHSYAELKEIADDCRNELLLNPQIAKVDIQGIQPERIFVEYSNARLAELGLSPYQLKSILEARNIIIPGGEIFTDREQIVLEPTGNFDSVADLKKTVITLPEGKGVLYLEDIVDISRHYIDPPTALVHYNGKPALTLALNLREGGDMLALGEDVKAALERFRQVYPIGVDFDIVAFQPDHVERKVDEFLSNLLQAMAIVLAVMLLFLGFRTGMVVSALIPMAMIMAVMVMGMLDIGIDQMSLAAMIIALGMLVDNAIVMSESIMVQMAEGKPAVQAAIDSARELKIPLLTSSLTTAAAFLPIYLAKSSTGEYTAPLFKVVTITLLSSWVLSLTMTPLFCVRFLRVRHSPEAGSFDTRFYRFYRRLLLAVLRHRLVTVAVLTFALAASLAGFTQVPRKFFPPHDKAIFSAELRLPVGTPLERMEQVVSEIENFMLKEMMADPEENSDGLVNWVSYIGSGAPRYMLPYSPEAPSSEYTYMLINGTNREHCLEEMIPLLERYCLNHFPDLTPKIRPLILGPPIENPIEVRLSGKDVDRLFDRAEGVKAELAAFQGTRNITDDWGARTKKLVVQVNQPRALRAGLTSRDIAISLQTILSGIQTTEFREEDELIPVTLRSVAADRKDIGKLESHNIYVQQTGQSVPLKQVADIEIAWQPGKIIRRNRVRTVTIQANVDETANAIDIGEKIGDWLNKQSSSWPFGDKYQLGGEIETSGEANASIAVNLPLTGLLILLLLVAQFNSCRRPLIILLTIPLGMIGVTFGLLVTGSYFGFMTLLGIIALAGIVINNAIVLIDRINIEIEENGREPAEAIIESAQRRLRPILLTTGTTMGGLLPLWLGGGPMWEPMAITIIFGLAFATVLTLGLVPVLYSLFFRVRFD; this is encoded by the coding sequence ATGAATATCACCCGGGCCGCCATTGAAAAGAACAGGATCACCATCATTGCCCTGCTGGTCGTGGCTCTGGCCGGCCTATTCTATTTTTCGTCTTTGCCGCGCGCCGAGGATCCCGGCTTCGTGGTCCGGGTGGCCCAGGTTCTGACCTATTTTCCCGGAGCCAGCCCGGAGCGGGTCGAACAGCTGTTGACCGACAAGCTGGAAAAGGCCATTCAGCAAATTCCCCAAATCGACTACATAACCAGTGAATCGAAACCGGGCGTTTCCGTCATCTGGGTCAACATCCTTGAACGCTACGATGAGATGCGGCCTATCTGGGACGATCTGCGTCGCAAGGTGGACCGTGCCACCGCCGAACTGCCGGACGAGGTGATCGGTCCATTCGTCAATGACGAATTCGGGGATATCTTCGGCATCATCGTAGCCATCAGCGGCGAGGACCACAGCTACGCCGAACTCAAGGAGATTGCCGACGACTGCCGCAACGAACTGCTGCTCAATCCGCAGATCGCCAAGGTCGACATCCAGGGGATCCAGCCGGAACGGATCTTCGTCGAATACAGCAACGCCCGCCTGGCCGAACTCGGTCTTTCCCCATATCAGCTCAAAAGCATCCTCGAAGCCCGCAACATCATCATTCCCGGAGGAGAGATTTTTACCGACCGGGAGCAGATCGTGCTCGAACCGACCGGTAACTTCGATTCGGTGGCCGACCTGAAAAAAACCGTCATCACCCTGCCGGAAGGCAAGGGCGTTCTCTATCTGGAAGACATTGTCGATATTTCCCGCCATTATATCGATCCGCCTACCGCGCTGGTTCACTACAACGGCAAACCGGCTCTGACGCTGGCCCTGAATCTCCGCGAAGGCGGCGACATGCTGGCTCTCGGTGAAGACGTCAAGGCGGCCCTGGAACGTTTCCGGCAGGTCTATCCCATCGGGGTGGACTTCGATATCGTCGCCTTCCAGCCCGACCACGTGGAACGCAAGGTGGATGAATTTCTGTCCAATCTGCTGCAGGCCATGGCCATCGTTCTGGCCGTCATGCTGCTCTTCCTCGGCTTCCGCACCGGCATGGTGGTCTCAGCGCTGATCCCCATGGCCATGATCATGGCGGTTATGGTGATGGGTATGCTCGACATCGGTATCGACCAGATGTCGCTGGCGGCCATGATCATCGCCCTGGGGATGCTGGTCGACAATGCGATCGTCATGTCGGAATCGATCATGGTGCAGATGGCCGAGGGGAAGCCGGCCGTGCAAGCGGCGATCGATTCGGCCCGGGAATTGAAGATCCCCCTGCTGACCTCGTCCCTGACCACTGCCGCCGCCTTTCTCCCTATTTATCTGGCCAAATCCTCGACCGGGGAGTACACCGCGCCGCTGTTCAAAGTGGTGACCATCACCCTGCTCTCCTCCTGGGTTCTGTCTCTGACCATGACGCCCCTGTTCTGCGTTCGTTTTCTCCGCGTCCGTCACAGTCCGGAGGCCGGCAGCTTCGACACCCGTTTCTATCGCTTTTACCGGCGCCTGCTGCTCGCCGTCCTGCGCCACCGCCTGGTGACCGTAGCCGTTCTGACTTTTGCCCTGGCCGCCTCCCTGGCCGGGTTCACTCAGGTGCCGAGAAAGTTCTTCCCGCCCCACGACAAGGCCATCTTCAGCGCTGAGCTGCGCCTGCCGGTGGGAACGCCGCTGGAGCGGATGGAGCAGGTGGTGAGTGAAATCGAGAATTTCATGCTGAAGGAGATGATGGCCGATCCCGAAGAGAACAGTGATGGGCTGGTGAACTGGGTCAGTTACATCGGTTCCGGGGCCCCCCGCTACATGCTGCCCTACTCTCCCGAAGCTCCGAGTTCCGAATACACTTACATGCTGATCAATGGAACCAACCGGGAACACTGCCTGGAAGAGATGATTCCCCTTCTGGAGCGGTACTGCCTCAACCATTTCCCGGATCTGACGCCGAAGATCCGGCCCCTGATTCTTGGCCCGCCCATCGAAAATCCCATCGAAGTGCGACTTTCGGGAAAGGATGTCGATCGGCTTTTCGACCGGGCCGAGGGTGTGAAAGCCGAACTCGCCGCGTTTCAGGGCACCCGCAATATCACCGACGACTGGGGCGCACGCACCAAGAAGCTGGTGGTGCAGGTCAACCAGCCCCGGGCCCTGCGCGCCGGGCTGACCAGCCGGGACATTGCCATATCCCTGCAGACCATCCTCAGCGGCATCCAGACGACGGAATTTCGGGAGGAGGATGAACTGATACCGGTGACCCTGCGTTCGGTGGCTGCCGACCGCAAGGATATCGGCAAACTGGAAAGCCATAACATCTACGTGCAGCAGACCGGTCAGTCCGTTCCCCTGAAACAGGTGGCTGACATCGAGATCGCCTGGCAGCCGGGCAAGATCATTCGCCGCAACCGGGTGCGAACGGTCACCATTCAGGCCAATGTGGACGAGACGGCCAATGCCATCGACATCGGCGAGAAGATCGGCGACTGGCTGAACAAGCAGAGCTCCAGCTGGCCCTTCGGCGACAAGTACCAGCTTGGCGGCGAAATCGAAACTTCGGGGGAAGCCAACGCCTCGATTGCCGTCAACCTGCCCCTGACCGGGTTGCTCATTCTTCTGTTGCTGGTTGCCCAGTTCAACTCCTGCCGGCGGCCGCTGATCATTCTGCTGACCATCCCCCTGGGGATGATCGGGGTGACCTTCGGTCTGCTCGTTACAGGCTCGTATTTCGGCTTCATGACACTGCTGGGCATCATTGCTCTGGCCGGCATCGTCATCAACAATGCTATCGTCCTTATCGACCGCATCAACATTGAAATCGAGGAAAACGGGCGGGAACCGGCAGAGGCCATCATCGAATCGGCCCAGCGCCGCTTGCGGCCGATCCTGCTCACCACGGGGACAACCATGGGCGGCCTCCTGCCCCTGTGGCTGGGCGGCGGACCGATGTGGGAACCCATGGCGATCACCATCATCTTCGGCCTGGCGTTTGCGACCGTTCTGACCCTCGGGCTGGTTCCGGTTCTCTATTCGCTGTTTTTCCGGGTGAGATTCGATTGA
- a CDS encoding efflux RND transporter periplasmic adaptor subunit, giving the protein MSMRHLPVLFLVLSLLACKSEPPAEQTLIRPIRFQRVQPAENLLTRTFSGTAQAGLESRLSFRIPGAVEEVAVKVGDRVRAGQVISRLDDTDYVLQAQEAQAALANARAQARNAEANYERVRALYENSNASLNDLDAARAASESANASVRASSTRLELARSQLRYTRLSAPADGAIASVPIEVNENIAAGQMVALLTSADSTEVDCTIPESFITKISRDMPVSITFDALSGREFVGRVTEVGVAATRQATTYPVTVRLEDNSPQIRPGMAAAITFRLPNGSGDQAMLVAPEAVGEDRQGRFAFVVKPGENGIGIISRRSVTVGELKSRGLEVLSGLQAGELVVTAGISRVKEGQQVRILASNEVAP; this is encoded by the coding sequence ATGTCAATGCGCCACCTGCCTGTCCTGTTTCTGGTTCTGTCCCTTCTCGCCTGCAAAAGCGAGCCTCCGGCCGAGCAGACATTGATCCGGCCCATCCGCTTTCAACGGGTGCAACCGGCGGAAAACCTGCTGACCAGGACCTTTTCCGGAACGGCCCAGGCCGGCCTTGAATCCCGGCTCAGTTTTCGGATACCGGGAGCGGTGGAAGAGGTTGCCGTCAAGGTCGGAGACCGGGTCAGAGCCGGGCAGGTTATCTCTCGTCTGGATGATACCGACTATGTGCTGCAGGCCCAGGAAGCCCAGGCCGCCCTGGCCAATGCCCGGGCCCAGGCCCGCAATGCCGAAGCCAATTACGAACGGGTCCGGGCTCTCTATGAAAACAGCAATGCCTCGCTGAATGATCTGGATGCCGCCCGTGCCGCCAGTGAATCGGCCAATGCCTCGGTCCGGGCCAGCAGTACCCGCCTGGAGCTGGCCCGCTCCCAACTGCGCTACACCCGTCTTTCGGCCCCCGCCGATGGCGCTATTGCCAGCGTGCCGATCGAAGTGAATGAAAACATTGCCGCCGGGCAGATGGTGGCCCTGCTGACCTCGGCTGACTCCACCGAAGTCGATTGCACCATTCCCGAAAGCTTCATCACCAAGATCAGCCGGGACATGCCGGTCAGTATCACCTTCGATGCCCTGTCTGGCAGAGAGTTTGTCGGAAGGGTCACGGAAGTCGGGGTCGCAGCAACCAGGCAGGCCACAACCTATCCGGTCACCGTACGCCTGGAAGACAACTCCCCTCAAATTCGGCCGGGGATGGCCGCCGCCATCACCTTTCGCCTGCCAAACGGAAGCGGCGACCAGGCGATGCTGGTGGCGCCGGAAGCCGTAGGCGAAGACCGGCAGGGCCGCTTCGCTTTCGTGGTCAAGCCCGGAGAGAACGGTATCGGCATTATTTCGCGGCGGTCGGTTACCGTGGGCGAATTGAAGTCCAGGGGGCTCGAAGTGTTGAGCGGGCTGCAGGCAGGTGAACTGGTTGTGACTGCAGGAATCAGCCGGGTGAAGGAAGGGCAGCAGGTCAGGATTCTCGCTTCCAACGAGGTCGCACCATGA
- a CDS encoding TolC family protein: MAPPLIMNNGLSAPVLRKGRFGGYLSVVMAVILLLFVWSPAMAAPLTIGVVMDGPWAGNEPLLELFKRELTVLTRGEFPLHFPSDKTLVADWTMEGVERKVDTLLNDPKVDLLLGIGVLTSHHLAHRGPLPKPTVAPFTVDHLIQGYPKKGDGSGVSNFTYLASPSPILRDLRYFTDLVNFKKLAVLTYRPYLNAIPELSENLRTELHSRGIAMTAVPVEGKAADVLAALPEDTDAVYVTPLLGLAPEEFQVLIEGLKQRRLPSFSYFGQKEVEQGILAGVASESDFSRLARRTALTLQSILLGDAPGKQPVLFSSDDHLVINMATARAIDFSPTWAQLVEAELVAEDVNRQARPLTLAKAVHEAMTANLELAAAERRIAAGEAEVRKVRGALLPQLGIAANGLLIDEDRAEASFGTQAERSLTGALVLEQSLYSERLRTGFDVERHQQKARLQEQRELRLDIAQAASTGYLNVLRAKTLLSIQKNNLRVTRSNLELARRRRDVGFSGPAEVYRWESQLATDRNEVVQAATRQSLAEIELNRLLQRPAEEAFSTEEVDLSDSDLLISDRRMEPYLATPAAYARFRDFMVEEGLAEVPELQRIDQAIAAAERVRVAARRSFWAPDLTLGASLGQRFYEGGEGTDSPFGDFPLPVEIPEDDDTDWSVGLNLSLPLFAGGALRAELDRANHELDRLRLDRRALADRLEQRIRSALQLARASHTGIGLARQSAAAAGKNLELVTDAYSRGVVSIIELLDAQNAALVANRVAANAVYNYFIDLMAVQRATGRFDFFLDADQRENWYQRLEEFWRQESSSTP; encoded by the coding sequence ATGGCCCCGCCTTTAATTATGAACAACGGCTTGTCGGCCCCTGTCCTGAGAAAGGGCCGCTTTGGCGGGTATTTGTCCGTTGTCATGGCGGTGATCCTGCTGCTTTTCGTGTGGAGTCCGGCGATGGCGGCGCCCTTGACCATCGGGGTGGTGATGGATGGCCCCTGGGCCGGGAACGAACCCCTGCTGGAACTCTTCAAGCGGGAATTAACGGTATTGACTCGGGGTGAGTTTCCACTGCATTTTCCATCGGACAAGACCCTCGTTGCCGACTGGACCATGGAAGGAGTCGAAAGAAAGGTCGATACCCTTCTGAATGATCCCAAGGTTGATCTGCTGCTGGGCATCGGTGTTCTGACGTCCCACCACCTGGCCCATCGGGGCCCCCTGCCCAAACCCACTGTGGCGCCCTTTACCGTCGACCATCTCATACAGGGCTACCCGAAAAAAGGAGACGGGAGCGGGGTGAGCAACTTTACCTATCTCGCCTCACCTTCGCCGATTCTTCGCGACCTGCGATACTTCACCGACCTCGTGAATTTCAAAAAACTGGCGGTGCTGACCTATCGTCCCTATCTGAACGCCATTCCGGAACTCAGCGAAAACCTTCGAACCGAACTTCACAGCCGAGGGATTGCCATGACCGCCGTCCCTGTCGAAGGCAAGGCTGCGGACGTTCTGGCCGCACTTCCCGAGGATACGGATGCCGTCTATGTAACACCCCTGCTCGGGCTTGCTCCAGAGGAATTCCAGGTCCTGATCGAGGGCTTGAAACAGCGCCGCCTGCCAAGCTTCTCTTATTTCGGACAAAAGGAGGTCGAGCAGGGAATTCTGGCCGGAGTGGCCTCGGAATCCGACTTTTCACGCCTGGCGCGCCGTACGGCCCTTACCCTTCAGAGCATTCTTCTGGGCGATGCACCCGGCAAGCAGCCGGTGCTGTTCTCCAGCGACGACCACCTGGTCATCAATATGGCCACGGCCCGCGCCATCGATTTTTCACCGACCTGGGCCCAGCTGGTGGAAGCGGAACTTGTCGCGGAAGATGTCAATCGCCAGGCACGCCCGCTGACACTGGCCAAGGCAGTCCACGAAGCGATGACTGCCAACCTCGAGCTGGCGGCAGCCGAGCGCCGCATCGCGGCAGGTGAAGCCGAGGTGCGCAAGGTCCGGGGCGCCCTCCTCCCCCAGCTCGGCATTGCCGCCAACGGACTGCTGATTGATGAGGACCGGGCGGAAGCGAGCTTCGGCACCCAGGCGGAAAGATCGCTGACCGGCGCTTTGGTCCTGGAGCAGTCCCTCTATTCAGAGCGGTTGAGAACCGGCTTCGACGTCGAGCGCCATCAGCAAAAGGCCAGGTTGCAGGAGCAACGGGAGCTGCGCCTCGACATTGCCCAGGCGGCTTCGACCGGTTACCTGAATGTCCTGCGCGCAAAAACCCTGCTATCCATCCAGAAAAACAATCTGCGCGTCACCCGTTCCAACCTGGAACTGGCCCGCCGCCGCCGGGATGTCGGCTTTTCCGGACCGGCCGAGGTCTATCGATGGGAAAGCCAACTGGCGACCGATCGCAATGAAGTCGTGCAGGCGGCCACCCGGCAATCTCTGGCCGAGATCGAGCTCAATCGGCTGTTGCAACGACCTGCGGAAGAGGCATTTTCCACCGAGGAAGTCGATTTGTCGGACTCCGATCTGCTGATCTCCGACCGCCGCATGGAGCCTTATCTCGCCACTCCAGCCGCCTACGCCCGCTTTCGCGACTTTATGGTCGAGGAAGGCCTGGCCGAGGTGCCGGAACTGCAGCGTATCGACCAGGCCATTGCCGCGGCCGAAAGGGTTCGGGTTGCGGCCCGGCGCTCCTTCTGGGCCCCCGACCTGACTCTGGGCGCCTCCCTTGGCCAACGGTTCTACGAGGGCGGCGAAGGTACCGATTCCCCCTTCGGCGACTTCCCCCTGCCTGTTGAAATTCCCGAAGACGACGACACCGACTGGAGCGTCGGGCTCAATCTCTCCCTGCCTCTGTTCGCCGGCGGCGCCCTGCGTGCGGAACTGGACCGGGCCAACCATGAGCTGGACCGGTTGCGACTCGATCGCCGGGCCCTGGCCGACCGTCTGGAGCAGCGGATCCGTTCGGCCCTGCAGCTGGCCCGCGCCTCCCACACCGGGATCGGCCTGGCCCGCCAAAGCGCAGCCGCTGCCGGCAAAAACCTCGAGCTGGTCACCGACGCCTATTCCCGAGGGGTGGTTTCCATTATCGAGCTTCTCGACGCCCAGAATGCAGCCCTGGTCGCCAACAGGGTCGCGGCCAACGCCGTCTACAACTATTTCATCGACCTGATGGCGGTTCAGCGAGCCACCGGGCGTTTCGATTTTTTCCTCGATGCCGATCAGAGGGAAAACTGGTATCAGCGCCTGGAAGAATTCTGGCGCCAGGAATCGTCCTCTACTCCCTGA